The following proteins come from a genomic window of Enterococcus gilvus ATCC BAA-350:
- a CDS encoding DUF2922 domain-containing protein has translation MRSLVVIFENSEGKNHRWVLKDPDVTKSPEKIRAELEKMTRLNLFEKDGVKLFQKVVSAKFVETVVTPIFDVTTDVEETAEPLRQEESEAKSVPQSKEGAVESGITIQMTDEDDEGLKQMEFVIPEGTDIEALSDQELLALFRDILPEGAELEELYYEAEEEPPQDPLVDLETPDLEGEAKKEPQTVPENIPITTPEKAKKGRRPNKTNRKLLERFKKHNSM, from the coding sequence ATGCGAAGTTTAGTTGTAATTTTTGAAAATAGTGAAGGAAAAAATCATCGATGGGTTTTGAAAGATCCAGATGTTACGAAATCACCAGAAAAGATCCGAGCAGAATTAGAGAAAATGACACGCTTGAATCTTTTTGAGAAGGACGGCGTGAAGCTGTTCCAGAAGGTGGTGAGTGCGAAATTCGTCGAAACGGTGGTGACACCGATCTTTGACGTGACTACAGATGTTGAGGAGACTGCAGAACCTCTACGTCAAGAGGAATCCGAAGCTAAATCAGTCCCACAATCAAAAGAAGGGGCGGTAGAATCAGGGATCACGATCCAAATGACGGATGAAGATGACGAAGGTCTCAAACAGATGGAGTTCGTGATCCCAGAGGGCACGGATATCGAGGCCTTGTCTGATCAGGAACTGTTAGCACTCTTTAGGGACATTTTGCCTGAAGGCGCGGAATTAGAGGAGCTGTATTACGAAGCGGAGGAAGAGCCGCCCCAAGATCCGCTAGTCGATTTGGAGACGCCAGATCTGGAAGGCGAGGCGAAAAAGGAACCCCAGACAGTGCCGGAGAATATCCCCATAACGACGCCCGAGAAGGCGAAAAAGGGCAGAAGACCGAACAAAACCAATCGAAAGCTATTGGAGCGGTTCAAAAAGCATAACTCCATGTAG